Proteins found in one Pyrus communis chromosome 15, drPyrComm1.1, whole genome shotgun sequence genomic segment:
- the LOC137718154 gene encoding vacuolar protein sorting-associated protein 9A-like, giving the protein MENADVFLGLHDFLERMRQPSAADFVKSIKSFIVSFTNNAPDPERDSAAVQDFFSRMEIDFRAHPLWAGCSEEELDSAGEGLEKYVMTKLFPRVFASLPDDVKLDEQLYEKMALVQQFIRPENLDIKPTFQNETSWLLAQKELQKINMYKAPRDKLVCILNCCKVINNLLMNASVASNENPPGADEFLPVLIYVTLKANPPQLHSNLLYIQRYRRQSRLVGEASYFFTNMLSVESFISNIDANAISLDESEYDKNMETARALLSGLSTDLDGQYTQSSPFAGYVHRSESMETRHQPPNANKDPAAQSKSSETKSRGKKIPNAKDNSPYSKIPYLSDLENKGAAVLVNNDQVGQVFQEYPYLFANVGDLSINDVEDLLNNYKQLAFKYVCLSKGLGVAAPSLPYNLHTEFHQHTETVKQQERSRAVEQNNEMSNDTDKEDDGLKEPFIDVENLESRLSQDQAAAPQNGSHEESSQ; this is encoded by the exons ATGGAGAACGCCGACGTGTTCTTAGGACTGCACGACTTTCTGGAACGCATGCGTCAACCGTCGGCCGCCGATTTCGTCAAGTCCATAAAGAG TTTCATAGTGTCGTTTACGAACAATGCTCCTGATCCGGAGAGGGACAGCGCTGCAGTGCAGGACTTCTTTTCCCGGATGGAAATTGATTTCAGGGCTCATCCACTTTGGGCGGGCTGTTCAGAGGAGGAGCTCGACAGTGCCGGCGAA GGACTGGAGAAGTATGTTATGACAAAGTTGTTTCCTCGCGTATTTGCTTCGCTTCCAGATGATGTAAAACTTGATGAGCAACTGTATGAGAAGATGGCTTTAGTACAACAGTTTATTCGGCCGGAAAATTTGGATATCAAGCCCACCTTTCAAAATGAGACTTCATGGCTG CTTGCACAAAAAGAACTGCAAAAGATCAATATGTATAAGGCACCGAGGGATAAGCTTGTGTGTATCCTCAATTGTTGCAAGGTTATCAATAACTTGCTGATGAATGCTTCTGTTGCTTCCAATGAGAATCCCCCTGGAGCTGATGAATTTCTTCCAGTCCTAATTTATGTTACTTTAAAG GCAAACCCTCCACAACTGCACTCAAATTTATTGTATATACAAAGGTACAGGCGACAATCTCGATTAGTTGGTGAGGCATCCTATTTTTTCACAAATATGCTCTCCGTTGAGTCCTTCATCTCGAATATTGATGCAAACGCTATTTCACTGGATGAATCTGAGTATGACAAGAACATGGAAACTGCTCGAGCACTTCTTTCAGGACTTTCAACTGATTTGGATGGTCAGTATACTCAAAGCAGTCCATTTGCAGGATATGTACATAGATCAGAATCTATGGAAACCAGACATCAACCTCCAAATGCCAACAAGGACCCAGCAGCACAGTCCAAATCTTCAGAAACAAAATCCCGAGGGAAGAAGATACCTAATGCAAAGGATAACTCACCCTATTCAAAAATTCCATATCTTTCGGATTTGGAGAATAAGGGTGCAGCAGTCCTTGTAAACAACGATCAGGTGGGCCAGGTTTTCCAGGAGTATCCATACTTGTTTGCGAATGTTGGGGACCTAAGCATCAATGATGTAGAGGACCTTCTTAATAATTACAAGCAACTTGCATTCAAATATGTTTGTCTTTCCAAAGGGTTAGGCGTTGCTGCTCCATCTCTTCCTTACAATTTGCATACAGAGTTCCACCAGCATACTGAAACGGTAAAGCAACAGGAACGCTCTAGAGCTGTAGAGCAGAATAATGAGATGTCAAATGACACTGATAAGGAGGATGATGGATTAAAGGAGCCCTTTATTGATGTCGAAAATTTGGAATCTAGATTGTCACAGGATCAAGCCGCTGCACCACAGAATGGTTCACATGAGGAGTCCTCTCAGTAG
- the LOC137717382 gene encoding beta-1,3-galactosyltransferase 7-like isoform X2, whose amino-acid sequence MKSRSSKKISATWIPIFCIPAFLLGMLITGRMWAAPETNGQLISTRRQEQELQIVSEDCATKKKHGQDKNVMDEIHRTHESIQHARSLDKQMASIQMELAAARSSQEMGNSGGSTANSQLSKANSTRKKAFIVIGINTAFSSRRRRDSVRETWMPQGEKLLQLEREKGIVIRFMIGHSATSNSILDRAIDSEDAQHNDFLRLEHVEGYHELSAKTKIFFNTAVAQWDADFYVKVDDDVHVNLGMLGTTLARHRSKPRVYIGCMKSGPVLAQKNVKYHEPEYWKFGEEGNKYFRHATGQIYAISRDLATYVSINQPILHKYANEDVSLGSWFIGLEVEHIDERNMCCGTPPDCEWKAQAGNVCIASFDWSCSGICKSVERIKSVHEKCGEGDAAVWSSLF is encoded by the exons ATGAAGAGCCGAAGCTCCAAGAAGATCTCCGCCACATGGATTCCCATTTTCTGCATCCCCGCTTTCCTTCTCGGCATGCTCATCACCGGCAG AATGTGGGCAGCACCTGAAACCAACGGTCAGCTAATTTCGACTCGACGCCAAGAGCAAGAGCTTCAAATCGTCTCGGAAGATTGCGCAACTAAGAAG AAGCATGGACAAGATAAGAATGTGATGGACGAAATCCACAGAACTCATGAATCAATTCA GCATGCCAGATCTCTAGACAAGCAGATGGCGTCGATTCAGATGGAATTGGCGGCAGCTCGGAGTTCGCAGGAGATGGGGAACTCCGGTGGCTCCACTGCCAACTCGCAATTGTCTAAGGCCAATTCAACTAGAAAGAAAGCATTTATTGTTATTGGAATTAACACTGCTTTTAGTAGTAGGAGGAGGCGAGATTCAGTTAGAGAGACTTGGATGCCTCAAG GGGAAAAGCTACTGCAGTTGGAGCGCGAGAAAGGGATAGTTATCCGATTTATGATTGGCCACAG TGCAACATCCAACAGCATTTTGGATCGAGCCATTGATTCAGAAGATGCTCAACATAATGATTTCCTCAGGCTG GAACACGTTGAAGGCTATCATGAATTGTCTGCCAAAACGAAAATTTTCTTCAATACTGCAGTTGCACAATGGGATGCTGATTTTTATGTCAAGGTGGATGATGATGTACATGTCAATTTAG GTATGCTAGGTACTACTCTTGCCCGTCACCGTTCAAAACCAAGAGTCTACATTGGGTGTATGAAATCTGGACCTGTTCTTGCCCAAAA GAATGTGAAGTACCATGAACCAGAGTATTGGAAGTTTGGAGAGGAGGGAAACAAGTACTTCCGGCATGCAACTGGACAGATTTATGCAATTTCAAGGGATCTTGCTACATACGTCTCCATTAACCA GCCCATATTGCATAAGTATGCCAATGAAGATGTGTCACTTGGTTCGTGGTTTATTGGTCTTGAAGTTGAACACATTGATGAACGCAATATGTGCTGTGGGACTCCACCAG ATTGTGAGTGGAAGGCACAGGCAGGTAATGTGTGTATTGCATCATTTGATTGGAGCTGCAGCGGTATCTGCAAGTCGGTGGAAAGGATTAAATCTGTTCATGAAAAGTGTGGTGAAGGGGATGCAGCTGTTTGGAGTTCGCTATTCTAA
- the LOC137717382 gene encoding beta-1,3-galactosyltransferase 7-like isoform X1, with product MKSRSSKKISATWIPIFCIPAFLLGMLITGSRMWAAPETNGQLISTRRQEQELQIVSEDCATKKKHGQDKNVMDEIHRTHESIQHARSLDKQMASIQMELAAARSSQEMGNSGGSTANSQLSKANSTRKKAFIVIGINTAFSSRRRRDSVRETWMPQGEKLLQLEREKGIVIRFMIGHSATSNSILDRAIDSEDAQHNDFLRLEHVEGYHELSAKTKIFFNTAVAQWDADFYVKVDDDVHVNLGMLGTTLARHRSKPRVYIGCMKSGPVLAQKNVKYHEPEYWKFGEEGNKYFRHATGQIYAISRDLATYVSINQPILHKYANEDVSLGSWFIGLEVEHIDERNMCCGTPPDCEWKAQAGNVCIASFDWSCSGICKSVERIKSVHEKCGEGDAAVWSSLF from the exons ATGAAGAGCCGAAGCTCCAAGAAGATCTCCGCCACATGGATTCCCATTTTCTGCATCCCCGCTTTCCTTCTCGGCATGCTCATCACCGGCAG CAGAATGTGGGCAGCACCTGAAACCAACGGTCAGCTAATTTCGACTCGACGCCAAGAGCAAGAGCTTCAAATCGTCTCGGAAGATTGCGCAACTAAGAAG AAGCATGGACAAGATAAGAATGTGATGGACGAAATCCACAGAACTCATGAATCAATTCA GCATGCCAGATCTCTAGACAAGCAGATGGCGTCGATTCAGATGGAATTGGCGGCAGCTCGGAGTTCGCAGGAGATGGGGAACTCCGGTGGCTCCACTGCCAACTCGCAATTGTCTAAGGCCAATTCAACTAGAAAGAAAGCATTTATTGTTATTGGAATTAACACTGCTTTTAGTAGTAGGAGGAGGCGAGATTCAGTTAGAGAGACTTGGATGCCTCAAG GGGAAAAGCTACTGCAGTTGGAGCGCGAGAAAGGGATAGTTATCCGATTTATGATTGGCCACAG TGCAACATCCAACAGCATTTTGGATCGAGCCATTGATTCAGAAGATGCTCAACATAATGATTTCCTCAGGCTG GAACACGTTGAAGGCTATCATGAATTGTCTGCCAAAACGAAAATTTTCTTCAATACTGCAGTTGCACAATGGGATGCTGATTTTTATGTCAAGGTGGATGATGATGTACATGTCAATTTAG GTATGCTAGGTACTACTCTTGCCCGTCACCGTTCAAAACCAAGAGTCTACATTGGGTGTATGAAATCTGGACCTGTTCTTGCCCAAAA GAATGTGAAGTACCATGAACCAGAGTATTGGAAGTTTGGAGAGGAGGGAAACAAGTACTTCCGGCATGCAACTGGACAGATTTATGCAATTTCAAGGGATCTTGCTACATACGTCTCCATTAACCA GCCCATATTGCATAAGTATGCCAATGAAGATGTGTCACTTGGTTCGTGGTTTATTGGTCTTGAAGTTGAACACATTGATGAACGCAATATGTGCTGTGGGACTCCACCAG ATTGTGAGTGGAAGGCACAGGCAGGTAATGTGTGTATTGCATCATTTGATTGGAGCTGCAGCGGTATCTGCAAGTCGGTGGAAAGGATTAAATCTGTTCATGAAAAGTGTGGTGAAGGGGATGCAGCTGTTTGGAGTTCGCTATTCTAA
- the LOC137717382 gene encoding beta-1,3-galactosyltransferase 7-like isoform X3, producing MKSRSSKKISATWIPIFCIPAFLLGMLITGSRMWAAPETNGQLISTRRQEQELQIVSEDCATKKKHGQDKNVMDEIHRTHESIQSLDKQMASIQMELAAARSSQEMGNSGGSTANSQLSKANSTRKKAFIVIGINTAFSSRRRRDSVRETWMPQGEKLLQLEREKGIVIRFMIGHSATSNSILDRAIDSEDAQHNDFLRLEHVEGYHELSAKTKIFFNTAVAQWDADFYVKVDDDVHVNLGMLGTTLARHRSKPRVYIGCMKSGPVLAQKNVKYHEPEYWKFGEEGNKYFRHATGQIYAISRDLATYVSINQPILHKYANEDVSLGSWFIGLEVEHIDERNMCCGTPPDCEWKAQAGNVCIASFDWSCSGICKSVERIKSVHEKCGEGDAAVWSSLF from the exons ATGAAGAGCCGAAGCTCCAAGAAGATCTCCGCCACATGGATTCCCATTTTCTGCATCCCCGCTTTCCTTCTCGGCATGCTCATCACCGGCAG CAGAATGTGGGCAGCACCTGAAACCAACGGTCAGCTAATTTCGACTCGACGCCAAGAGCAAGAGCTTCAAATCGTCTCGGAAGATTGCGCAACTAAGAAG AAGCATGGACAAGATAAGAATGTGATGGACGAAATCCACAGAACTCATGAATCAATTCA ATCTCTAGACAAGCAGATGGCGTCGATTCAGATGGAATTGGCGGCAGCTCGGAGTTCGCAGGAGATGGGGAACTCCGGTGGCTCCACTGCCAACTCGCAATTGTCTAAGGCCAATTCAACTAGAAAGAAAGCATTTATTGTTATTGGAATTAACACTGCTTTTAGTAGTAGGAGGAGGCGAGATTCAGTTAGAGAGACTTGGATGCCTCAAG GGGAAAAGCTACTGCAGTTGGAGCGCGAGAAAGGGATAGTTATCCGATTTATGATTGGCCACAG TGCAACATCCAACAGCATTTTGGATCGAGCCATTGATTCAGAAGATGCTCAACATAATGATTTCCTCAGGCTG GAACACGTTGAAGGCTATCATGAATTGTCTGCCAAAACGAAAATTTTCTTCAATACTGCAGTTGCACAATGGGATGCTGATTTTTATGTCAAGGTGGATGATGATGTACATGTCAATTTAG GTATGCTAGGTACTACTCTTGCCCGTCACCGTTCAAAACCAAGAGTCTACATTGGGTGTATGAAATCTGGACCTGTTCTTGCCCAAAA GAATGTGAAGTACCATGAACCAGAGTATTGGAAGTTTGGAGAGGAGGGAAACAAGTACTTCCGGCATGCAACTGGACAGATTTATGCAATTTCAAGGGATCTTGCTACATACGTCTCCATTAACCA GCCCATATTGCATAAGTATGCCAATGAAGATGTGTCACTTGGTTCGTGGTTTATTGGTCTTGAAGTTGAACACATTGATGAACGCAATATGTGCTGTGGGACTCCACCAG ATTGTGAGTGGAAGGCACAGGCAGGTAATGTGTGTATTGCATCATTTGATTGGAGCTGCAGCGGTATCTGCAAGTCGGTGGAAAGGATTAAATCTGTTCATGAAAAGTGTGGTGAAGGGGATGCAGCTGTTTGGAGTTCGCTATTCTAA
- the LOC137717382 gene encoding beta-1,3-galactosyltransferase 7-like isoform X4, whose protein sequence is MKSRSSKKISATWIPIFCIPAFLLGMLITGRMWAAPETNGQLISTRRQEQELQIVSEDCATKKKHGQDKNVMDEIHRTHESIQSLDKQMASIQMELAAARSSQEMGNSGGSTANSQLSKANSTRKKAFIVIGINTAFSSRRRRDSVRETWMPQGEKLLQLEREKGIVIRFMIGHSATSNSILDRAIDSEDAQHNDFLRLEHVEGYHELSAKTKIFFNTAVAQWDADFYVKVDDDVHVNLGMLGTTLARHRSKPRVYIGCMKSGPVLAQKNVKYHEPEYWKFGEEGNKYFRHATGQIYAISRDLATYVSINQPILHKYANEDVSLGSWFIGLEVEHIDERNMCCGTPPDCEWKAQAGNVCIASFDWSCSGICKSVERIKSVHEKCGEGDAAVWSSLF, encoded by the exons ATGAAGAGCCGAAGCTCCAAGAAGATCTCCGCCACATGGATTCCCATTTTCTGCATCCCCGCTTTCCTTCTCGGCATGCTCATCACCGGCAG AATGTGGGCAGCACCTGAAACCAACGGTCAGCTAATTTCGACTCGACGCCAAGAGCAAGAGCTTCAAATCGTCTCGGAAGATTGCGCAACTAAGAAG AAGCATGGACAAGATAAGAATGTGATGGACGAAATCCACAGAACTCATGAATCAATTCA ATCTCTAGACAAGCAGATGGCGTCGATTCAGATGGAATTGGCGGCAGCTCGGAGTTCGCAGGAGATGGGGAACTCCGGTGGCTCCACTGCCAACTCGCAATTGTCTAAGGCCAATTCAACTAGAAAGAAAGCATTTATTGTTATTGGAATTAACACTGCTTTTAGTAGTAGGAGGAGGCGAGATTCAGTTAGAGAGACTTGGATGCCTCAAG GGGAAAAGCTACTGCAGTTGGAGCGCGAGAAAGGGATAGTTATCCGATTTATGATTGGCCACAG TGCAACATCCAACAGCATTTTGGATCGAGCCATTGATTCAGAAGATGCTCAACATAATGATTTCCTCAGGCTG GAACACGTTGAAGGCTATCATGAATTGTCTGCCAAAACGAAAATTTTCTTCAATACTGCAGTTGCACAATGGGATGCTGATTTTTATGTCAAGGTGGATGATGATGTACATGTCAATTTAG GTATGCTAGGTACTACTCTTGCCCGTCACCGTTCAAAACCAAGAGTCTACATTGGGTGTATGAAATCTGGACCTGTTCTTGCCCAAAA GAATGTGAAGTACCATGAACCAGAGTATTGGAAGTTTGGAGAGGAGGGAAACAAGTACTTCCGGCATGCAACTGGACAGATTTATGCAATTTCAAGGGATCTTGCTACATACGTCTCCATTAACCA GCCCATATTGCATAAGTATGCCAATGAAGATGTGTCACTTGGTTCGTGGTTTATTGGTCTTGAAGTTGAACACATTGATGAACGCAATATGTGCTGTGGGACTCCACCAG ATTGTGAGTGGAAGGCACAGGCAGGTAATGTGTGTATTGCATCATTTGATTGGAGCTGCAGCGGTATCTGCAAGTCGGTGGAAAGGATTAAATCTGTTCATGAAAAGTGTGGTGAAGGGGATGCAGCTGTTTGGAGTTCGCTATTCTAA